In one Alnus glutinosa chromosome 14, dhAlnGlut1.1, whole genome shotgun sequence genomic region, the following are encoded:
- the LOC133857161 gene encoding serine/threonine-protein kinase SRK2A-like, with product MEKYEMVKDLGVGNFGVARLLRHKETKELVAMKYIERGHKIDENVAREIFNHRSLRHPNIIRFKEVVLTPTHLLIVMEYAAGGELFERICNAGRFSEDEARFFFQQLISGVNYCHFMQICHRDLKLENTLLDGSPAPRLKICDFGYSKSSLLHSRPKSTVGTPAYIAPEVLSRREYDGKLADVWSCGVTLYVMLVGAYPFEDQDDPKNFRKTIQKIMSVQYKIPDYVHISQDCRHLLSRIFVAHPSRRITIKDIKNHPWFVKNMPRELTESAQAIYYQRDNPSFSLQSEDEIMKIVGEARNPPPASKPIWGFSWGAEDEEDIGNIDAEVEEEEDEEDEYDKRVKEIHASGEFRIS from the exons ATGGAAAAATACGAGATGGTCAAGGATTTGGGAGTTGGGAATTTCGGTGTGGCAAGACTGCTGAGGCACAAGGAGACCAAGGAGCTCGTCGCCATGAAATACATCGAGCGTGGCCACAAG ATTGATGAGAATGTGGCGAGAGAGATTTTCAACCACAGATCGCTTCGGCACCCAAACATCATTCGTTTCAAGGAG GTGGTTTTGACACCCACCCATTTGTTGATTGTGATGGAATATGCAGCGGGCGGAGAGCTCTTCGAACGAATCTGCAATGCCGGTAGATTCAGTGAAGACGAG GCCAGATTTTTCTTTCAGCAGCTGATCTCTGGTGTCAATTATTGCCATTTCATG CAAATATGCCATAGGGATTTGAAGCTGGAAAACACGCTTTTAGATGGAAGCCCTGCCCCACGGCtgaaaatatgtgattttgGTTACTCTAAG TCATCCCTGCTGCATTCAAGACCCAAATCCACAGTTGGAACTCCGGCGTATATTGCGCCAGAGGTTCTTTCCAGGCGAGAGTATGATGGCAAG TTGGCAGATGTGTGGTCATGTGGAGTAACTCTCTATGTCATGTTGGTGGGTGCGTACCCTTTTGAAGACCAAGATGACCCCAAGAATTTTAGGAAAACAATTCAA AAAATAATGTCTGTTCAGTACAAGATCCCTGACTATGTACACATATCTCAAGATTGCAGACACCTACTCTCCCGCATATTTGTTGCACATCCATCCAGG AGAATTACAATCAAAGATATCAAGAACCATCCGTGGTTTGTAAAGAACATGCCAAGGGAGCTAACGGAGTCTGCTCAAGCTATTTATTACCAGAGAGACAATCCAAGCTTTTCTCTTCAAAGCGAGGATGAGATAATGAAAATTGTAGGGGAGGCGAGAAACCCACCTCCAGCATCTAAGCCTATCTGGGGCTTCAGCTGGGGAGCAGAAGATGAGGAAGACATCGGAAACATAGATGCAGaggtggaagaagaagaggatgaaGAAGACGAGTATGACAAGAGGGTCAAAGAAATTCATGCAAGTGGAGAATTTCGAATCAGTTAA